The DNA window cgtaaaattttatttaaaaatagcaaGCGTTGAATCTCTTGAACCAATCACCGTTGGTTAATCATTTACgtaatatatttacaagcaaTGCCATGCAAACAgagatttaatataaaatttccaTACAAACATACGCCATGctttttttatacttatttaCTGACATATAGATCTGTatgtaaatttaatataaaaaaattgttcttgGATCGTTTCCatgtataaaattcaataaaaagaaatcttaAAAGGTATGAAATCCAGACCCAATTTCACCACAAACAAAATTCCAACCCAGTCCccgtatttgtttttttttggcaatacaTCCACAAGATGTGTGGAACTGCAATTCTCTTTCCAGGTCAACAGAGGAGTGGTCCATGAAATCTCAGCCATTGAATAGTGATCACATGGTTTGAACGAACAATTTATCcacttacttttatttattcatttaccTTGAATGGTGGAAAATGTTGGCACACAGAGGATTTGTTATAACTCCTCATGCAATACTCCAATTATCTCATAAATTGGCTACTCCAAAAGAGTCATGAAAGGCATAACAAATATACCTTATCTCCGTATTAGATGGAGAACGGgtcacaatgaaaaaaaaattaccgattCACGtgcaactaaaaaatatttagataaaatttaaaaatataatttataatattttaatatattttagtaacTTGTATAAATTTACATTgtcttatattattaaatagaaaagaaaataaaggtgAGGATGTTTAAATTCGTGATTGCTTAGTAATTTAGGTCTTGAtattatatgaaataattattttaattgaaaagcttaaattattaagtaagatcttaaaatataatttatattatttttacattataaaaactgtaaaactatcaaattaattaattaaataaattgattagtGCTCTTAAAAACTGTAAAACTATCACAGGAACACGGTAGCAACATCAAAGCCAATGAAATTCATAGagaaataatcatttaataGGTGGGCCGTTAATAAGAATTTAGAATCAAGTGGTTTGctctttctataattttaaatttgagttctataattattattacgaTGGTCACTGGaaatttacatgattattaattttaaaattttaaaaaattaattaaaatacacataaactaatccaaatatctatattaataaaaaataataatagaggaGTGGCACTTGCAAAATCTTGTGACTGTACACAGCGAGTTAGTGTGAGATGAGATGAGATGAGATGAGCAGTGATAGCCACACCCTTTTCAAAATACATAGCAAGTCAATGTGAGATTGAGACGAGCAGTGATAGTCACACCCTATTCACTATTAAACATCTCTATTTTTGTCATTATTAGGGTGTATTTAGTGAAGTGATAactatgaaaattatttttacctagcaatttattaaaataatatttttatatattaaaattatttttaatataaacatattaaaataatttaaatatataaaaaaataattttttaaaaaaatatataaaaaagggtaATTTGAATTTCATTACCGAaccttcttttatttatttattttttaattatgaatgtCCGGTTAACTTATGCACACCTCAAATAATCCTTTAAAATCCAGGAGTTAACAACCACGtaaaattttagtgtttctGATATTTGTGGTACTCAAAATTTATGGAAAACAAACTTAGAACCTAACCGGTAAAACTACACCTTTCAAGATTCCAGATTAGCGTGTTTGATAGTGtagttgtggtttttttaagtgttttttatttgaaaatgtattaaaataatatatattttttattttttaaaaattatttttgataaagcacatcaaaatgatctaaaaatacaaaaaaatattaattcaaaataaaaaaattaaagttttttttaaatatttttaaaactcaaaacaaaCAGATAATTTAATCCGTCACGGACCCAACTTTCTTCCACGTGATAGACAGTATACGGGCTTTAAGAGTTAGTTTGACCACTTAATTTGGCCACGACAATGGCTACGACCTGGGGAAAAAGGAGAGCggttacaaaaacaaaatatgcatACATAATAAATGTGCCTTATCAATGCATGGACAGAATGGAAGTAATGAATGTCACGAGGAGATGTTTCAGAAGTCGTTGCGGTCGACGGTGTatggtatttttcaatttgttttataattgaaaatattttaaattaacatttttattttaatctctaaatatgttaaaattattaaaaaacatataaaaaattaatttaatgcttttataaataaaaaaaatagtttgtaaAACATAAGCTAACAGGATATACAAGTCATTGAAGAATTTGTAATGTTGATTCTTACAAGAAAGTTGTTCCATCCTAAAACGACAAcccatttgatttatattatctttcCAAATTATTGTTTATAATATGCTCctcccaattttttttctttcttataatttcttatttatacCATTCATTTGTTTCTTCTGCACAATAATTCTCTAGAAAAGCATTTAAATCAATTCACAACTAAACTATCAAGACTTTTCCTAAACGGGTCAAACGGGTCATGAAGATTCTTTTGGATGCTTTTACAAGAAATCTCTCATGTGTTTTTTAGTGTGTTTGAAATTATggtataaaatctttttttcgcactatagtatattaaaatcataaaagaaaactaaaaaaacatcaagttaatattttttcaagtaaaatatatttttaaaacgctgtaaaatacaattttaaatacaaaaaacaaacagtGTCGCGTTGAAAGCAAATTTACTAACCTCACAAGCTGTTACTTATCTGGGAGTGGTATGTTTATGGAGCTCTTTATACCTTCGCAGAGAGAGTAAGCAGAGGACCAAATACTTGAGCATATGCTGAGCTGCATTATTTCTATATACTGAAATGACTCGGGGATGTAAAACTGCTTTAAAAAGGCAGCACTGTCATAATTATTGACTAGAAAAGGACTCAAATCTTCGAACCAGATAATCGAATAAGAACCAGCTCACAAAGGGCCAATCAGAAGAGGAGTGCAGGGCCTCGGTGGAGAATTGGGAATAAAAGGAAACCAAACACAcatgaaaaaaggaaaatttggtaAATGAGATCAGCTTTACCAACTCATGAGCATATTTTGCCACTGCTGCGTGAAAACAACACCTGGTAAAATATGTGGAAGGAAGAGACTCATGGGTCACATCAGAGGAGAAAAATATCTCACTTATGGGGTTTCTCCTGAGATCATCATGTAACAAAATGGTAGGACCCGGTAGTCTTGTTTCAAGATCATGCAAGCAACTTTGGAAGTTCAATCATTTCCCCGTGCAGCAGGGAAGATGGCTGTTGAACATGGACAAGGATGAAAGCTAGAGACGTGCGGTTCGGTTTAGGCAATAGTGATGCTTCATGTTCATCACTTGTGGTTTAGCTGAATCAAGTTGTTCTCAAAGCTCTGTGCTTTGATTTCTAATCTAGGAGGAGATCCATAAACTTGGATTTTACTTCAGAACCTCACAGTTTTAGAGCCTTGGTCAACAAATGTAAGCAAGAATTTGATGTCGGTGGGTGGAAATCAAACTAAGAATTAATGACAAATTGAATGATAGAGATCGTTCCTTTTTGTAAGAAGAGCTGTAGCGACGaatctttcaattttcatgGAGAATTCGACCAGTTAGCTGAGAATTCGTTTGAtcatgatatcttttttttcaaagtttctcttcatttttatttttcactgaCGAGGGCAAGGAAACTTGCAGTCGCTCAAACCTAGTTTCAGTTGCAAGTATCAGTGGGAAtcgaggggggggggggaattccTTTCGTATGAAAAACTTGCTCCAAGACTACGCAAGAAATCAATTGTAAATGACATCGCGACCCACAATGCTTGCAGAGGGGATGGGCTGTCCCTGTAAAACGCCAACCAAATTCTAGGCAATATTTGCAGGAAAATCCATAATCATTGAAGATGAATATGAATAGAGGTCTGAGGAAGCTTATTCGCTTCAGATAGACATGCTCAGGAACAAATGGAATGTAAAAAAACTGCAGGAACTAGATCAAATTCATAAATCCAAATGGTAAACTACAACAACATGGCCACAGTATGATGGCTTGAACATGAGATTCGTTTCATCTCACAAACTTAAATGATTTGAACTTTTTCATGCAACCCATCAACATACAGCATCAAATTAACCCCTGTAACTTATTATGCAAACACTAGAAGAAACCAGACAGCTGAAATGATTGTGTTTTATGTACAAAAACTCGGAAATGCAGCTTCAAGACATGTGAAATTACCTAATCCGAGAAGAATATAATTATTGCTCATAGCATGACCCTGGACCACTTGGAGGTTGTCTCGCATAGTAGTTTGTGACAGGAGCAGCCTGAACTCCACGTCTATTCAATAGGCATCTGAAGTAATGCAAGCGAGGTAATGCAGTTAAGGTAATATTTCCTGAGGATATGGTCTCTCTGTTGCTCCACAAGCGCTCTACAGATAACAACACCACCGTGTAAGAGCACAAAACACGTATATAAGATATATTTCtgcaaaattataattcaaatccATGCAAAACCAAGTCGTTTCTCTCAGGACACAAATGTCATTACAGATCATCCTAAAAAAACACTGATCAAATCATTAACTCATGTCAAAAACTGCATATAGCCACAATGAAGTGATTCAATTGTCCAGAAACTTTAAATGATATCTGAAAGATCactaatttattaaaactcTGAAGTAGCCATCCATTAATGTGCTCTTAAGGGTGGGGAAAAGGCTTTTCAGTTGACAAATACGAACCTCCCATTCTTTCACATCGACAAGATGACATCTACTGtaaattttaaatgcaggcTGGATTATCCGCATCTTAATTAGAAGCTCgtgaaaatatgttgaaaaactCCAAAATTAACTTCATTTTTTCGCAACCACTCTTAATGATGATGTATTTGACTGTAGGCAtacctgctgctgctgctgcccgGGGCCATATTGTTTGCTGAACAACTGAGGTATCAGCTGTCTCGGACCACATGCAAACTTCTCCTCCAAGCACTAGCTCTTGCATAGAAGTATCATTTATTCCTTCAAGTGGCTCAGCTTTGTAAACTTCATACCAAGGGACATCTAGATGGTCCAGATACCAAAATCCCTGATTGCTGAAAATGCATCTGAAACCTTTTGCAACAGCCTTTGCACAAACCCCACCACCCAACCTGCAGCAGCAGAAAGAAAAGTTCATTATTGAAAGATCAATATTGTTATCCTGGAATGATACTAAAATGGAAGTATGTGGAAACAGAAACGCACCAGTTATGCACTATAGTCCTTGGATTAAGGTTTGATGCAAATGCATTGAATGTTTCTTCCctgtgataataaaataaagatctgTCAAATGTCTATAGAGCTAAAAATCTCTAATTTGAGGAACCAACAAAATGGATAGGAAGTCTATTTCAATAGGTCATCTTGTCACAATACGTCTGAGGACAGGAAAATCCAAGAGCAAAATCGATTTTGAATTGTTggaataatttaatatgatgCAGATACAAACATACCAGTTGACCGGGGTCCAACCTTTTGAAATTGCTATTTCTTGAGCTCTCAATACAAAATATTGATATGCTTCCTTGGTTGTCATGTTGTGATCAAGAAGCCTACAGTTGGATTGATGAACATTTGATAACTTAGAAGCCAAATAATTTTCACACTTAATTAAGGGCAGGAAACATTCAATCAGATAACAGATAAATGGAGGCACGACCATATTATATATCTATATGAAAAATTACTGACAGGTGCCCTGCCTCAATACCTGGCAATTGGGTGATTCCAATATGTAAACATGACAATCATGATCTATTAAGATCACCCAGAAACTAAGTACGCATCGAAGCACATTTATAGGATACagttaaacataaaatatttaaaatgctGAGCAGAACCAATcactttgtttattattttcatctttcatGTAAATCAGTTAAGATGGAGACCCTGCGACTTCAAGTTTCTGGAATAGATGGGTATCgaacactgaaaaaaaaaaaaaaaaaaccccagaCTTTGGAAACAAATATGCTATAAAGGCCTGTCAGGCATGATGCAACATGAAAACAAACCAACTTCCAGAACAAGCATTTTTGCCTTGTTTGAGAAACTTTTCATGTACAGTAGAGAACTAACAAGTAGAGAATGTCTAGGACTCACTGTATTGGACTTCAACTGATCGTTTACAATTCCCATCACCttgtttgtttaaatttttgtacttttcatttatttctaaTGACAATGAGCCACAGAGACTGTATGACACTCCCCTAAAGTATAAGCTGTAGGCAAAATGCTGGAGAGACATCAGACTGCAAAAATGGAAAGTACAAATATTTTTGCCTACAAACTTCCTACACCAGAGATAAATGAAGTAATATGTGCTCACAGCAGAAATTTAACTAATAAGTTCGCATGAGAAGGTAAATTCTAAAGGTTTTCCTTCCATGTTCTTCAAGCTATACTCTAGCAAGATATTTATATGCTCAGTTTAGCAGGTTAGTTTGGAACTATACAGTCACATAAAAAGTGAAGAAGATAACGCAAATGAGTTCAAGAATGTACCATTGTTTCACATGCGATGTAGAGTTCCAGCAATCTGTCAGATATTGAACCATTTAGCATGAAAATTGAGACGTGCACACAATGTGAGCAGTTAGAAGCCAAATTTGGCATATTTCTAAAGCAAATATAAGCGATTTATATCGGTAATAAATGGGTTTTTGAAATTGAAGCTTATTGGTAATGAGCTGAATAATATCTTGTGCAGAACTCTCTCAAGCTCTGGCCAGTTTAGTCACTTCTTTATCAAAGTAGGAGAACTCTAACACTAAAAGTGAAAAATGAGAGTTTCAGACAAGTCAGTTATTATGCGATTTCCAATGACATTTGAGATTGCAAGTTTTCATTTGAATGTCACAGGAGGGGTTTCTATATCAAGATTATTATCTGATGTCAATTTAGTCACTTCATAGGGATAGCATATGAATAATATCTAATGGACTTTAGAGTTTTTTGTTCCATTTAAGTTTCAATTCCTCTTCTTTCCCCTCCCTCTGTAGCTTTCTTTTGTCCACTTCAGTATCAAGTGCCTAAGCATGACCAGATCAGTCACATACACAACCGCTTTGTTTCTATTAGAATTCCATAAAACTATGCGACCTAAAATGACACATCAGAAAGTCAGAAAAGGCTGTGCAATCTGCTTGCTGGTGAAGTAGCAACAAACACCTCTTGAAAACTGAAAGTCCTGTTGCTCTAGTTATGAAAGCTTTTTGCATGAGAgctagtttttttaatcaattaaatggtTGCAAAATCTTAGCTTTCAATAAGAAAACCACTTGTACTGACCTGTGTTAACCTCATCACCGCCCAAGTGAAAGAGCCCAAAGGGGAAAATTTTTCTCAAGTCTGTAAGAAAGAAGCATGGGTCAACAATTAAAAGAGAAGGAATGCATGCTCAAACGATTAACTAACTTCATTTTCAACTAGCGTAAAACATTTTACTGGTTCAGCTCAAAGCCAAGAAAATCCAACAGAGATTACTATAACTGCCACGAACTGGATTGCTGAAAATATAACTGAGCTAAAACCCAGTTAATTTGCTTTATACAGAGTCTTCAAGCATAGATATCCATGTCCTGACTGTGTTCCTCAAATAAAAAAGGTGCTAAAGATTCatgtaaacattaaaaattgCAGGGATGCAAAAAGTGAACTTGATGACTAGCAAAGAAAGGAATAAAAGGAGCTTAACCTGTCATGATGCCAGAGATCACgtcaaaagtaaaattttttgaaacatCAAGTGGCTCTCTACAGGAAGGAGAAGGCCAAAGGTCAGGATATCCAGTTCCCCTACAAAAAAAGACCACAAGTTTAGAGTTTTAAAATGGAGAACTTGATAGAGCAAGAAAATACAACCAgtcaattaaattctaagggaaaTTGAAAGCTTAAGCATTTTCTTCATTCTCCTTTTACAagggataataaaaaaacacatcactATATTAAAGATTAGTGTGATGAAAGAATCACATCCCTCATATTAAATATGATTAAGAAATGTTTGCCAAATCTGAGCTAAACCAAGAAAATTTCTTACAAGGAGAaagtcaaaaacaaaatttgataaGAACTGCCTTACCATGATTCTGCATGCCCAGGAACGTCTATTTCAGCCATGACATTGATACCTGCCATAAACCATGCATATATAGTAAGAAAAACATACACAAAAGAAGCTACAGCTAAAAATTCTGAATTGGCCTATTGAGGAAATAATTGCGCTTTGTTTTTCCCGTCAAACTCACAGTGTCATGCTTTCTGGTAATTACATTcaatcacaaaagaaaaaaaaaaattgctcatTTTGAAACGTGATCTAAAAATTTTCTCTCTAAAGTTTCAACAGATTAAATGACAAGACTCACCTCTCATTTTGGCAAAGCTTCATGTTATTCCATGGAaacacaaacaaagaaaaaaaggaattacATGTTAGTCCAGGCAGATTGAGGAAGCATAACATTCAATAGACATGATAAAGACCCTGACATAGGCTGGGGAATTTAAAAGTCTAGTTTGCTTAAACCATTCATTCTATGGATTCCATTAAAGTTGAGTCCCTCACCATTTATATAAGCTATATGAAACTTACTTAAATAAGAAAGTTATTGAATGAGCAAAGGAATCTTACTCCACAATTTCATATGCATCTTCAACTGTGTATCGTTCCCATTTTGTATATGAACCTTTCCATAAATTTGGATAGGAAGGTACTTCTAAAGGAAATGACTCCTCATCTATAATGTGCCAATGGAGGACATTCTACTGAATGTAATATCCAATATCAGATaatgacaaaataataaaaggagaaaagaatGGTAATGTAGAAGTGCATGCTTGAATGAATTCGAGTTGTGGAATACAAATGTAGAAGTGTGTGCCTGAATGAATTCCAGTTGTGGAATACAAAGCTCTCAAACAACAACATTACTTACAAGTTTAGCATATGACATTGATTCGATTATCTGCTTAATGACACCAATTGGTAGGTAGTGCCTTGATGTGTCTGCAAGAGTGTATTAAGAAGGGAACTAagaaacattttaataaaaaaattattttaggtaAAGAGTTTGCAAATTGCTATCTCTCTCAACAAAAGAAATGTGTCTCACCAAGCAAAAGCCCACGGTATGCAAATCTCGGTTTGTCTAGAATGTACCATGGGGCTCTGTATATTTGCACTGCTTTAGTTTCATAATCAAATGCACAAAGTTGGCTGAATGTCTGAAAGATTACAGCAAAGAAAGTGAAAGGGATGGTTATCATACACAACTCCAACCACTCATACACTCATCATTCTTTTCTAGCAGTTAGTTCAATATTTACACTCAATGAAATCACAAGCATGCAGCTTCATAGACTATCACAAATAGCCATGCAATAAAGATGAACTCATGATTGCAAAAATTCAACGCCGGATTTTTTTAGTAATGGCAAAGAGGTTTTCAGAGGTCAAGGTGAGCACAACAAGGGAGTAAAAGTAAACAGAGAATTTGGCCTATTTGTGGTGTTTATTCTTAATGACCATGCATTTACTCTGTGTGTGGAtgaattgaagtaaaaaatgtAGCTAATCTTTACCTGCTTAAATTTGGATGCTCTCATGTTCCAAAACTAACCATTGGTTTTGAATTCAATGATTtggattagaagaaaaaaacaaaacagtaaGAAATTCAgttgttatcattttttatcatgCACTAAATCATGTTCATTCAATTTGAATTCAATAATTTAGATTTAACGAATCACTAGAACAAAGTAATCACACATACCTCCAACCCTCGTAATGCACCATACACAGTATTTGCctgcaacaacaataacaagaatatcaacaTCACTAGAACAAAGACATAACCATCCAGAAAATATGATCGTACATTAGTAACTTTACATTCAGTAATAAAGTAGCTGGACTTGAGAATTAATCCCCCTACCACATGTACACTACATTTGGTAGAAAAAAGTCATCTCCTTTCTTTTCATTACATTCTACCAAACTACAGTAAAACAAAACAGTGTCCTATTCTTCAGGAAACAATCGAAGAATTCATCTGGATCTCCAACGACTCACAAAAACAACTTCTCTGAAATCTCAAAATTGAAACTTTACCTCAATATACGCTTCCCCGATAATAGACTGCCCATTTCTCTTTTCCACAAGCAACAAATAACTCTCGTCCACTCCAAGTTGAAGCTGCAacaaccccaaaaaaaaaagacccaaatTATCTATCAGTCCCCATTATGATGATGATCATCatcataaaaaagagagaaaatgtcAGTTTTATCACTCGATCTTTCATTTACCCAAAACCCATTTCCCAAACAGTCCCAGAAATCAAAAGGTCTCAAACTTACCTCCTCATTATCAGAAAGAACAACAATCTTCAAAACCCCAATATCAAAAACCAATCTTTTATTAACAGAGGAACTCTTAGTACTATGCTTGaatataatctttttatatctACCAAACCCATCTTTAATAATACTCGAATCCCCTCCTTTTCCATCAAAAACTAGCGACAGTTCCGGGTCAACGGAGAGAGTGTTATTTCCAGAACTGAATTTCGCCGGCAAAGGCCACACATAGGTGAGATTGTCATCCAATTCAGCTGATGAATACAGCAGAAACGTACAGATTGTGAAGAGAAGCAGTAGATATGATTTCATGATAACTCACACGATCAATTGAGAGAGcagatgaggaggaggaggaggaggaggagtggACAAATGGAGTAGTAGGTGCGGAATGATGAtggggttttctttctttccactGTGATTAGGTGAGCTCTTTTTTTGTTACTGAAAGATAAAAACAGTGCTCATGCTCCAACTTTTGTTACGGGAATGAGAAGACTTTTACGTAAAATTCATTATTGATATTTCATATTCAGTGATGAAGTCATGGTGACTTCAAGCTGTTGTGGATAATTCCTCTCTTCATACCGTTGAGTGGATCGATTGCAAGGGAGGCTGCTGATGTCATATACTTTGAGGGAAGAATACGGGTAAAAAATAAGTGATGGTAtttactgtttttcttttttttctaatttcaagaTATTTCGGCTGAGGCGCTGGTCCCCATCCCCGAAAAAAATTCTTtggctaatttttaaaatatacttgaGAGTTTGATTATTTGGAGCtcggttgtaattatttttaaaatatttttttttgaattattttttttaaaaaattatttttaagaataaaatattaaaacgattcaaaatatacataaaaaaaataaactttttaattaatttttttattaattttaaaattatagattaACCTGCATTTTCAAATTGACTTGAATTTGAGATTTGATTATCTCGTTTATTTGCTAGTATGAAATTTTGAGTGTTTGAAATTGTAGTAGTGAtgattgtttaaaatatttttttatttataaatatattaaaataaaaaaatttttatttttaatttagaatattaaaataatataaaaatataaaaatatacacttaaaaaaaaaaaaatttagaaatttagtTTACAAAACGTTATCAAGTACTCCCTTAATTTTAGTGGCGAAAACAGGGCTGGTGGCCCCTCGgttcttgaaaataataataattataatatgcacccataaaattagtaaaatttaaaatttaaggttagaaatagttaaatttaaacttttcatcccctatactttttttttttttttttgtattttttacctaaaaataaTTCCTGGCCGATGATATTACCACATTGAAATGCTAACCAGCAGCAACATTTGTAGAGTTGCAAAGCAGTGTTGTTTTTGcggtgtatttttaaaaaattaaaaaatttttattttctttaagtttttttattttttatctttttatatgctatatcaaaaaataaaaaataaattattttaatatatttttaaatacaaaaatttttataaatcaatcgttatcataatatcaaacaccaCCAGAATATATTATTGGATTATCTTGTTTCATCTAATATTTTccgaacaaaataaaaataaattttatatgattaaaa is part of the Populus alba chromosome 10, ASM523922v2, whole genome shotgun sequence genome and encodes:
- the LOC118059880 gene encoding beta-hexosaminidase 1 is translated as MKSYLLLLFTICTFLLYSSAELDDNLTYVWPLPAKFSSGNNTLSVDPELSLVFDGKGGDSSIIKDGFGRYKKIIFKHSTKSSSVNKRLVFDIGVLKIVVLSDNEELQLGVDESYLLLVEKRNGQSIIGEAYIEANTVYGALRGLETFSQLCAFDYETKAVQIYRAPWYILDKPRFAYRGLLLDTSRHYLPIGVIKQIIESMSYAKLNVLHWHIIDEESFPLEVPSYPNLWKGSYTKWERYTVEDAYEIVDFAKMRGINVMAEIDVPGHAESWGTGYPDLWPSPSCREPLDVSKNFTFDVISGIMTDLRKIFPFGLFHLGGDEVNTDCWNSTSHVKQWLLDHNMTTKEAYQYFVLRAQEIAISKGWTPVNWEETFNAFASNLNPRTIVHNWLGGGVCAKAVAKGFRCIFSNQGFWYLDHLDVPWYEVYKAEPLEGINDTSMQELVLGGEVCMWSETADTSVVQQTIWPRAAAAAERLWSNRETISSGNITLTALPRLHYFRCLLNRRGVQAAPVTNYYARQPPSGPGSCYEQ